In Sphaeramia orbicularis chromosome 3, fSphaOr1.1, whole genome shotgun sequence, a genomic segment contains:
- the LOC115414788 gene encoding LOW QUALITY PROTEIN: autophagy-related protein 8-like (The sequence of the model RefSeq protein was modified relative to this genomic sequence to represent the inferred CDS: inserted 1 base in 1 codon) → MKWMFKEDHSLEHRCIESAKIRNKYPDRVPVIVEKVSGSHIVDIDKRKYLVPSDITVAQFMWIIRKRIQLPSEKAIFLFVDKTVPQSSITMGQLYDKEKDEDGXFICGLQRGEHLWILKQSAGGERPYPRRHTDTHPRLITAPTQTPGETVGNPGEISETRMQVERRTDCSPDWMNTNQRVTGGIVLAHVAPVLSRFIDEVVYSVSKLELLCV, encoded by the exons ATGAAATGGATGTTCAAAGAGGATCACTCCTTGG AACATCGATGCATAGAATCAGCAAAAATCCGCAACAAGTACCCTGACCGGGTCCCG GTGATTGTGGAGAAAGTGTCAGGATCACATATCGTGGACATTGACAAGAGGAAGTACCTGGTCCCGTCTGACATCACAGTGGCTCAGTTCATGTGGATCATCAGGAAACGCATCCAGCTGCCATCAGAGAAGGCCATCTTCCTGTTCGTGGACAAGACAGTGCCTCAGTCCAG CATCACGATGGGGCAGCTCTACGACAAAGAGAAAGACGAGGATG TTTTTATATGTGGCTTACAGCGGGGAGAACACCTTTGGATTTTAAAGCAAAGCGCCGGTGGTGAGCGGCCTTACCCACGGCGCCACACTGACACCCACCCACGTCTAATCACAGCCCCCACTCAAACCCCCGGAGAAACTGTGGGAAACCCCGGCGAGATTTCAGAGACGCGAATGCAAGTGGAACGACGGACTGACTGCTCACCTGACTGGATGAACACCAACCAACGAGTCACCGGTGGGATTGTTCTGGCCCATGTTGCACCAGTTCTTTCTAGATTCATAGATGAAGTTGTGTATAGTGTGTCCAAACTTGAATTATTGTGTGTTTGA